The sequence below is a genomic window from Desulfallas thermosapovorans DSM 6562.
ACTTTTAATCGTCGCAATCACTGGCGGGGTAGAGGACATGGATTTAATACGTATCGGCGATAAAGTGATAAGCAGGCACAAAATAGATAATTTTATTACGGAGATTTTAGAGCTGCGGTCCATGGGGTTATCTCAGACCGATGTGGCGGCCCGGCTGGGCATAGACCGTACCCTGGTATCACGCCTGGAAAACTTGGGCGAGGTGCGCAAGGGCAAAAGTGTGGCCGTGATCGGTTTTCCCATTGCCAATCGTGACGAGTTATATGCTTTAATGCGGGACGAGGGTGTTGATTATGCACTGTTAATGAGTGAAGCGGAGCGCTGGGATTTTGTCAAGCAAAAAAGCGGCATAGAACTTTTTAATTCCATTATGGAACTGATTGCTTTGGTGCATTCCTATGATCAGGTGGTGGTTATAGGATCGGGCAAGAGGATTAAAATTTTGCGGGCTACGTTGGATAAGGAAGTGATAGGGCTGGAAATAGGCGATTCGCCCATCCAGGAAGATAAGTACGTTGATCCGGCGGAATTGGCGGCGGTGATCAGGGCCATTAAAGGAGGAAAGGTTTGATGAATACATTTGCGTTCATGATTCACCCTTTGGATATAAGTGATTTTGCCCGTAAGTTCGGACTGCTGGGTAAATTGCCGCCCCGTCTGCTGGAGGGTTTGTTTAAATATGCACCGCCCATTAAGGTATCCAAAATCACCGGTGTCTATTCGGAGCATGCCCGGGCGGAAGGGTGGTTTGTAGCTTGTCCCATTACCGCCCGCTTGATGATGGAATTACCTGAGGAATTTGTTATAAACAAAATTATAAAAACCGGTAAACTGGCCCAGAAGATGGGAGCTAAAATACTGGGACTGGGCGCCTTTACCTCGGTGGTGGGGGATGCCGGTATTACCGTGGCCAAAAACCTGGATATTGCTGTCACCACCGGTAACAGCTACACAGTGGCCACGGCGTTGGAAGGTACCAGAGAGGCAGCCCGCTTGATGGGCCATGACCTGAAAAAATGCCACGCTGTGGTGGTGGGAGCCACGGGTTCCATCGGACAGGTTTGCGCACGGGTGCTGGCCCGGGACGTGCGCTATTTGACGCTGGTGGCAAGGCAGAAAAACCGGTTGGAGGAACTAGCCCGCAAGATCATGTATGAAACCGGGGTGGCGGCCAGAATTACCTCGGATATCAAACATGCTCTGAAGAACGCCCAGATTGTGATCACCGTGACCAGCGCGGTGGATACCATCATTGGTCCCGAGGATTTAATGCCCGGAGCCGTGGTATGTGATGTTAGCCGTCCACGCAACGTGTCCAAACAGGTGGCTGAAAAACGCCGGGATGTGCTGGTAATTGAGGGCGGTGTGGTTAATGTGCCGGGTGAAGTTGATTTTCACTTTAATTTTGGATTTCCCGAGGGCACGTCCTATGCATGCATGGCGGAAACCATGATGCTGGCCATGGAGGGCCGCTACGAGAATTTTACTTTGGGCCGGGATTTAAGTATTGAGCAGGTGGAACAGATATCGGCGCTGGCCCGTAAACACGGGTTTCGCCTGGCCGGTTTTCGCAGTTTTGAAAGGGCGGTTAGTCCCGGGGAAATAGCCCTGATTAAAGAGCGGGCCAGGGCGAGTCTAGCCCTGCCCGAGGCCCGGTAATGCAATATTGTACGCTAGTACGCTTGCAGCAACCCTTGACAAAAAATAGTGGTCTACATATAATGTTATGGATGAAAGGCAAGAACACCAGGCACTGCAATTTTTTTTTGCAGTGCTTTAATACTAAGCGGAGGTACTAAGCGGAGGTTTTGGCAACTTTTACTTGTATGTGCCTGTTTTTTCGAATAATTAAGTGGGAATAACATATATTGTTTTGTAAACTTAAGATTAAGATTAAGATTAAGGAGAAGGTATTAAAATGAGCGATAAGGAAGTTATTCTTACCATAGAGGGCCTTAAAAAACTGGAATCGGAATTGGAGGAACTAAAATCGGTGCGCCGCCGGGAGGTAGCCCAGCGAATTAAGCAGGCCATAGAATTCGGTGATATAAGCGAAAATTCCGAGTACGAGGATGCCAAAAACGAGCAGGCCTTTAATGAAGGGCGAATACTTACGCTGGAAAAAATGCTGCGCAATGCCAAAATTATTGATGACGAAAATTTGGGCACCGAGGTGGTATCCATTGGCTCCACGGTGCTTTTGCGTGATATGGAATTTGACGAGGAGTTCAAGTGCACCATTGTCGGCTCTGCAGAGGCCGACCCCGCGGAAGATAAAATATCAAACGAATCCCCGGTGGGTAAAGCCATACTGGGTAAGTCCAAAGGTGAAACAGTGGAGGTTACCGTGCCTGCGGGCATTTTGAAGTACCAAATTGTGGATATAATTAAATAGTTTGTTTAGTGCATCGGAGGTAATCACATTAAATGTCCAGCGATAAAACAAATCAGAATCGTGTATCACCATCTCAAACCGAGGATATCAATGAATTGATACGGGTACGGCTCGCCAAACTGGCCGAGTTCAAGGAACAGGGTCTGGAGCCTTATGGTGGTAAATATGAGCGCAGCCATACCGCCCGGCAAATACTGGATGATTTCGAGGGTTTTGAAAACCGGCAGGTTTCCCTGGCGGGCCGGGTTATGGCCAAACGGGGTCATGGCAAGGCGGGTTTTGCCAATATCCAGGAC
It includes:
- a CDS encoding helix-turn-helix domain-containing protein; translated protein: MDLIRIGDKVISRHKIDNFITEILELRSMGLSQTDVAARLGIDRTLVSRLENLGEVRKGKSVAVIGFPIANRDELYALMRDEGVDYALLMSEAERWDFVKQKSGIELFNSIMELIALVHSYDQVVVIGSGKRIKILRATLDKEVIGLEIGDSPIQEDKYVDPAELAAVIRAIKGGKV
- a CDS encoding shikimate dehydrogenase, with the translated sequence MNTFAFMIHPLDISDFARKFGLLGKLPPRLLEGLFKYAPPIKVSKITGVYSEHARAEGWFVACPITARLMMELPEEFVINKIIKTGKLAQKMGAKILGLGAFTSVVGDAGITVAKNLDIAVTTGNSYTVATALEGTREAARLMGHDLKKCHAVVVGATGSIGQVCARVLARDVRYLTLVARQKNRLEELARKIMYETGVAARITSDIKHALKNAQIVITVTSAVDTIIGPEDLMPGAVVCDVSRPRNVSKQVAEKRRDVLVIEGGVVNVPGEVDFHFNFGFPEGTSYACMAETMMLAMEGRYENFTLGRDLSIEQVEQISALARKHGFRLAGFRSFERAVSPGEIALIKERARASLALPEAR
- the greA gene encoding transcription elongation factor GreA; this translates as MSDKEVILTIEGLKKLESELEELKSVRRREVAQRIKQAIEFGDISENSEYEDAKNEQAFNEGRILTLEKMLRNAKIIDDENLGTEVVSIGSTVLLRDMEFDEEFKCTIVGSAEADPAEDKISNESPVGKAILGKSKGETVEVTVPAGILKYQIVDIIK